Genomic DNA from Elusimicrobiota bacterium:
ATTTTCCTGATGGAACATTTGATTTCGTTTTCGCCCATGGGGTCGTCCAATACACGTTGAATGACCGAAAAATGATTGGGGAAATTCATCGTGTTCTTAAAAAAGGCGGCCGCGCTTTGATTCAGTCCTACAACCGAAACTCTTGGCTGATGTTTCTCTCTCGTGTGATGAGAGTTGATCTGGAACATGTGGATGCTCCCGTTATGAATATTTATTCTCCCAAAGAATTTAAAGGCATGCTCTCGTCTTTCTCAACCTTCGAATTGGTGATGGAACGTTTCCCAGTCAAAAGTCGCCTTCAAAAGGGATGGAAGGCCGTTCTTTATAACCATTTGTTTGTGGGTCTTTTTAACCTGATTCCCCGGTCGTGGGTCAAGCCTTTGGGATGGCATATGCTGGCTTGGGTCACCAAATGAAACGCCAGTTCTCTCAATTGAACGGCACCTTCGACCTGGTGGTGGTGGGGGGAGGCATCACTGGCGCCTTTACGGCATGGGAAGCGAGCCGGCGAGGTCTCAAAGTGGCGCTGCTGGAGAAAAATGATTTCGGTGGGGGCACCTCGGCCAACAGTTTAAAAGTGATTCACGGCGGTTTCCGTCGAATTAAAAAGGGTGACTTGTGGGGAATGTGGCA
This window encodes:
- the ubiG_3 gene encoding Ubiquinone biosynthesis O-methyltransferase, giving the protein MKTQATIESVQKYWDGNLHDLPVARHPLGTELFFKDLREYRYEKLWHLPALVNFNNFSGKKVLEIGCSVGFDLVRFSKGGAEAVGIDLSPVAVQLAERYIQIEKSSARVLVMNGEKLDFPDGTFDFVFAHGVVQYTLNDRKMIGEIHRVLKKGGRALIQSYNRNSWLMFLSRVMRVDLEHVDAPVMNIYSPKEFKGMLSSFSTFELVMERFPVKSRLQKGWKAVLYNHLFVGLFNLIPRSWVKPLGWHMLAWVTK